GTGATTTCCCCCGTGAGCGTTTACGGCCAGCCCAAGCGCGAAGTGCGGTACGAGATCCTGGGCCTTGTCCTGGCAGCCCTGGCGGCGCTTGCCTTCCTGAGCCTTTACGCCGGGGCAGGGGCGGTGGGCAACATCGTGGCCCGCGCCTGCCGTGCCCTCGCCGGGGAAGGCGCCGCCCTGATCCCTCTGCTTCTCGGGTACTGGGGTTTTACCCTTATCAAGGACCGTCACCCGGTCCGTTTCGTCCCGCGGCTGTATGGCGGGCTCCTTTGCCTGGGGGTGATTCTGGCGACGGTCCAGATGGCCCTTCTCCCCGAGGACGAGGACTTCTCCCTTGTGGCGCAGACCGGACTCGCCGGTGACGGGGGGGGGGTCCTGGGGGCCGTGCTGGGCTGGGTGCTCTATCGCTGCTTCGGCTACGCCGGAAGCGTGGTGGTCCTGGTGTCGGCCGGGTTGGTCGGTATAACGTTGTTCACCGAACTCCCGCTTATGGTGTCTATCAAGGGGTTGTGGCAGCGCCTATGGCGCGGCACCCTGCGCGCCGGCAGTGCCGTGGGCCGATTCGTCTGCCCGGAGGTCAAGGACGAAGAGCCCGGATCGGCCCCGGTGATCATTGACGCTGGTACGCGGCAGGATGGCGACGCCGGCGCCCCCGAGGCGCCGGCCCCGGCGGAAACGCGGGCGGAAACGCGGGTATCGCAGGCCGACAGGCGTCAATCCCAGCAGATCTCATTGGGCGAAGTAACCACCTACCAACTGCCGCCGCTAAGCCTGCTTGTGCGGCCGAGGGTCAAGGCCCCGAAGCCGTCGAAAGACATCGCCGAAAACATCCGCGTTCTTGAGGAAACCCTGGAGAGCTTCGGCGTCCGGGCCAAGGTCCTGCAGGTCTCCCGCGGTCCGGCCATCACACGCTACGAGGTGCAGCCGGCGGCGGGGGTCAAGGTGAGCCGGATTGTCAGCCTGTCCGACGACATCGCCCTTTCGATGGCCGCCCCGGGAGTCAGGATCGAGGCTCCTATCCCGGGCAAGGCCGCTGTGGGCATCGAGGTGCCGAACCGCGAAGTAACGATGGTTCACCTGCGCGACCTCCTGGAATCCAAGGAGTTCGTCCAGTCTCCCTCGCGCCTGACCGTCGCCCTGGGGAAGGACATCGCCGGGACGCCCGTGATCGCCGACCTGGCCCTTATGCCGCACCTCCTCATCGCCGGGGCCACCGGGGCGGGGAAAAGCGTCTGTCTGAATACCATTATCGCCAGCGTTCTCTTCAAGAGCCAGCCGGACGAGATCAAGCTGTTGATGATTGACCCGAAGATGGTTGAACTCACCACTTACAACGGTATCCCCCACCTGATCTCGCCGGTGGTGACCGATCCGAAGAAGGCTGCCGTTTCTCTGAAGTGGCTGGTGCGGGAGATGGAGCGGCGCTACGAGCTTTTCGCCGCGACCGGGGTACGTGACATCACCCGTTATAACAGCGTGTTTAAAACCCACGACCTGCGAGAGGGCGACCCGGCACACCTGCCCTTGATCGTCGTCGTCATCGACGAGTTGGCCGACCTTATGATGGTGGCGCCTAACGACGTCGAGGACGCCATCTGCCGTCTGGCTCAGATGGCCCGTGCCGCCGGCATCCACCTCGTGGTGGCCACGCAGCGGCCGTCGGTCGACGTCATTACCGGGCTGATCAAGGCCAATATCCCTTCGCGCATCTCTTTCGCCGTATCATCCCAGACCGACTCGCGGACCATCCTGGACATCGGCGGAGCCGAGAAGCTGCTGGGGAAGGGCGACATGCTCTTTTTGCCCGTGGGGGCTTCAAAGCCGGTCCGGGTGCAGGGCGCGTTCCTGTCCGACAGGGACGTGGAGGCGCTGGTCGGCTTCCTGAAGAAGCAGGCTATGCCGGACTACGACGAGGAGATCTTTGAAGCCACCCCGGAAGAGGAGGAACGGTTCGAAGAAGACGAGCTTTTCCCAAAGGCCGTCGAGATTGTCGTGCGGAGCGGTTTGGCATCCATCTCCCTTCTCCAGCGCCGGCTGCATATCGGGTACTCCCGTGCGGCGCGCCTTATCGACATGATGGAACGGCGGGGCATCGTCGGGGGTTTCGAGGGTTCAAAGCCACGGACGGTTCTGATGAGCCCGGAACAGTACAACCTCACCTTCGCCCAGCGGAAAAAGAAAGCCTGAGCCCGGCGGTTCATCCGCCGATGGGGAGCGGGGCCGCTTGACCGCTCACCGGGCGCGTGCTATATTGTGCCTGAGCTTGCCGGGGTCCTTAATATGTCTTGGCCGGGGACCAAGGTACATATCTCCAATCCGGTGTGCAAAGGATATACCAGCCATTGTCCTGCGCCGCGCCATCCGGGGCGCTTTCGGGGTGGCTTCGGTTGAAGCGGGCTTCGGGCTTGACCGGGACGAGGAACGGGAGGTGGGTTGATGGCCATCGGTGAGGTGCTCAGGGAGGCCCGCGAGGCTCGGGGACTATCCCTGGAGGCGGTGGAAGACGCCACCAAGATCCAGAGGAAGTACATCAAGGCTCTGGAATCGGAGGAGTTTTCCGTGCTCCCGGGACGGGTGTATGCCAAGGCCTTTCTGCGCACCTATGCCAAGTACCTGGGGCTGGACAGCGAGTCCCTGGTAGCGGAATTCAACCAGCGGTTTCCCGGGGACGAGAGACAGGACACCGACGAGGAACCCGCCGGAAGCGAGCCTGCCGGCCGGCGGTCCCCGGCCTACACGAAATACCTTGTGGTCCTGCTGGTCATCGCCGCCCTGGTGGGATTTAACGCTCTCTACCGCTTTGGCTCCGTTGACCGCGGGGAACCGAATCTGCCCGGGTCACCCCCGGCGGCCGACGAGCAAAGGCCGCCCGAGGATGTCGCCCCCGTGGAACCTCCCGTAAGGGAGGGCCTGGACCTGGTGCTCAGGGTTGACGGGAGTCCCAGCTGGATGCGGGTGATCGTCGACGGCCAGGTCTCCTTTGAAGGTACGGTGCAGCCCGGCAAGTCCCTGACCTTTACCGGCAAAGATTCTATCTCCCTCCGCGTCGGCAACGCCGGGGCGGTTCGGGCGACCCTGAACGGGGAGGACCTGGGTGTCCTGGGTGAGCCGTGGGATGTGGTGACACGTGATTTTCCGGGGGCTTGATATGCCGCGGGTTTACGCCGTCAGCCTTGGTTGTGACAAGAACCGGGTGGACACGGAGGTTATGCTCGGTCTCCTCACCGGTGCGGGATACAGGACCGCCCCGCACCCCGAGGAGGCCGATGTCATTTTAGTCAACACCTGCGGGTTTATCGCCACCGCGCAGGAGGAAGCGGTGCAGACCATCCTGGAGATGGCCCGCTACCGTAACGACGGCCGCCCGCTGATTGTCGCCGGTTGCCTGGCGCAGCGCTATACAAAGGAACTACGGCGGGAGATACCGGAGATTGACGCCCTGGTAGGCACGGGGAGCGTCGGCGAGATCGTGGAGATCGTGCGCAGGGTGGCGGCGGGGGAAAGAGGGCTCGTCGCGGTGGGATCGCCCGGGTTTTTGGCGCCTGAGGATGCCCCGCGGGTCGTGACCACGCCGCCCCACACCGCGTTTCTGAAGATCGCCGAGGGTTGCAGCAACGCCTGCGCCTATTGCGTCATTCCCCGCCTGCGCGGTGCGTTTCGCAGCCGTCAACCCCGGGCCCTGCTGAGGGAGGCGGCCGCCCTGGCCCGCGGCGGGGTGCGTGAATTGATCCTGGTGGCCCAGGACACGACACGCTACGGCAGTGATCTCGACCCGGGACGGGACCTGGCGTGGCTCTTGCGCCGCCTGGCCGGCATCGATGGACTGCAGTGGTTGCGGCTGCTCTACTGTTATCCCAACGGCATTACCCCGGCCCTGGTCGAGACGCTGGCCACCGAGCCGAAGGTGTGCCGCTATCTTGACATCCCTATGCAACATGCCAGTGACGCCGTCCTTGCCCGTATGGGCCGGGCTACGCGCCGGCAGGGCCTGGAACGGCTGGTCGAGGCCTTGCGCCGTGACGTTCCCGGCATCACCCTGCGTTCAACATTTATGGTAGGGTTTCCGGGCGAAACCGAGGCCGACTTCGAGGAGTTGTTGGATTTCCTCGAAGCGATGCGTCTGGAGAGGGCGGGGTTCTTCGCCTACTCGCGCGAGGAAGGAACCCGAGCCGCAGCTATGGCGGACCAGGTAGCGGAGGATATTAAGCGGGAGCGCCTCTACCGTGTGCAGGAGACACAGCTGAAGATCATGCGCATTGCGGCGGCCGCCCGCGTAGGGACCGTCACCACCGTGCTTACCGACGCGCGCCGGGGCCCTTTCCACCGAGGGCGGACCGAGGGTGACGCGCCCGGAATCGACGGGCGCGTGTACTTCGGGGGCGAGCCCTGGGCCGAGCCCGGCGAGTTCGTACGCGTGCGGGTTGTTCGCCTGGCGGGGACCGACCTGGTCGGGTGGAGGATCGCACCATGACCAGCCATTTCATAAGGAAAGCCGCGAAGCGCTGTGTTATAATTCATGATTGCTGGTATCCTGCGTGATATGGGAGCGATGCCTATGCCGTGGAGCAACCTGAATTTCAAGGTGATCGTGATCACCTTCGTACTCGGCCTGGCTTTATTGTTTGGTGGGCAGTACGTCTACCAGAAGTACGGCTTCAATCAGCCGGTAAAACAGGTCCTGGCGACCAACCCGGCGGTGGCCGGTTACACCCTCGAGGAGCAGGGGCCGGAACTGGTGATCAATGTTCACCTGAAGCGCACCGACAACCTCCAGGAGAGCTATCGGGAACTGAGGCGGCAGGTTGACGAGGCGATGCGCGGGCGTCCATACCAACTAGTTATTGAGGATGAGCGTGACGACAACCTGAGGGAGGCCTTTTACAACAGCCAGTTCATCATCTACCAGGCCATTGCCCAGGGCAATTTCCAGGAGATGGCCGACGAGGTCCGGGCCCGGGCGCGGGCGGCCAACGCCACGGCGCGCATTTACCTGGACAGCGAATACGTTTACGTGCAGATGGAAAACGGACACGGGTACCTGGCGGAGGTCATCCCGCGGCAAACCGGCGGGAGCGATCTTCAAGGGGCGAACGGGGGGGGATTGTATGCTCAAAGAGGTTAGTGTCGGCTTCGGGCTGGCAGCCCTGATCTTCCTCTTGGGCAACGGCTATAACGTCGGCCCCCTGATCCTCCTGGGTGCGCTGGCCTTCGGGCTTTACTGGATGGCTCAGTCGCGCGGGATGGTAAAGACCTTCCACCGGGTTTCCACCGAAAGCCAGGTCCAGGTCTCTTTCGCCGATATCGGCGGCCAGGGGAACGCGATCAAGGAGTTGCAGGAAGCCCTGGATTTCATTAAGAACCAGGTGGAAATCCGGCGGCTGGGTATACGGCCGCTCAAGGGTATCCTGCTTACCGGCCCGCCCGGCACCGGGAAGACCTTGATGGCGCGGGCGGCGGCGAACTATACCGAAGCCGTGTTCGTCTCGGCGAGCGGCTCGGAGTTTATTGAAATGTACGCCGGCGTCGGCGCGCAAAGGGTGCGCAAGCTTTTCCAGACCGCCCGGGAGACGGCGATGCGACAGGGCAAGAAGCATGCCCTGGTCTTCATCGACGAGATCGAGGTTTTGGGCGGCAAACGCGGCCAGGTTACGAGTCACCTGGAGTATGATCAGACCCTGAACCAGCTCCTGACCGAGATGGACGGGATCAAGGTCGACGAGGAGGTCCAGGTGCTCGTGGTAGCCGCCACGAACCGGGCGGACATGCTGGACCCGGCGCTCCTCCGTCCGGGGCGCTTCGACCGCCAGGTGCGGGTGGAACTGCCCGACCGTGAGGGGCGGCGCGAAATCATCCGCCTGCATACGAGGAACAAACCGCTGGCGGCCGACGTGGACCTGGATGTCCTGGCCAAGGAGACCTTCGGTTTCTCCGGGGCGCACCTGGAGAGCCTGGCCAACGAGGCCGCCATCCTGGCGATGCGCGAGGGAAAGAAGGAGATCAGCCAGCGTCACTTCCATGAAGCCGTGGATAAGGTGATTATGGGAGGCAAGTTGGAGCGTCGCCCCTCGCCCGAAGAGATGCGCCGGGTGGCCGTGCACGAGACGGGCCACGCCCTGTTGAGCGAAATGGTACGGCCCGGTTCGGTCTCGACCCTGACCGTAACCCCGCGGGGCCAGGCCCTGGGCTATATGCGCCAGACCTCGGAGGATGACCGCTACCTGTACACCCAGGGCTACCTGGAGGATCAGATCGCGGTCACGCTCGCCGGAGCCGTAGCGGAGGAGATCGTGCTCGGGTGCCGCAGCACCGGCGCCTCCAACGACTTCGAGCAGGCCTTGCAGGCGGCGGAAATGTTGGTCCGGGGAGGTATGTCGGAACTCGGCATCGTGGATGTGCAGACGCTGCCGCGGGAGGCGAAACACAAGGCGGTGTCCGGCATCCTGAAAGCGCAGGAGGAGCGTGTTCGCGAATATCTCACGGGGATCCGTGAGTGCATCGAGGCCATCGTCGAACGGCTGTTGGCCCAGGAGAAACTGACCGGTGATGAGTTCCGGTCCCTTCTCCCCAAGCGGGCCGCATGAGCATCCGGACGTGCCAAAAAAGTAAGGGGAGCGGGAAGCGTGCCCGGGAAGAAGAAAGGCGCCTTCCCGCTTCGCCGTGTGACAAAAGTTCTCTTGTCAAGGGCTCTGTTTAGTTTTAGAATTGAAAGTGAAATAATGCACGAGTTGACAGAAGGTGTGGACTTTTAGATGCAGGCTGAGGCGATCTTCACGGGCAGCGAGTTGCTGCTCGGTTACGTTGTGAATACGCACGCCCATTTTCTTGGCCTGGAATTGGCCAAAATGGGGATTGAGATGACCCTGCATACTGCCGTCGGCGACGACTGGGACCGGATGTATACGGTTATCAAACAGGCGCTGGAACGCTCGGATTTGATCATCACCACCGGCGGCCTGGGCCCGACGACCGATGATATCACCAAAGAAGTGGTGGCGGAGGCGCTCGGGGTGCCGATGGTGATGGACGAGGCCTCTCTGGCCGAGATGCGCGCCTTCTTTGATAAGCGGGGCCGGCCGATGCCGGCGCTTTTTGCGCGCCAGGCCTGCTTCCCGGCGGGTTCGCGCATTCTTCCCAACCACAAAGGGACAGCGCCGGGAGCCCTGATTGAGCACCAGGGCCGGATCATTGTCATCCTGCCCGGCCCGCCGCGCGAACTCAGGCATATGTTTAAGACCAGTGTCGAGCCCTATCTGACCGGCATACCGGGCCGGGGCAAAGTCCTGGTCACGACCACGCTTAAGCTTACGGGCATTGCGGAGTATGCTGTGCAGGAACTGCTGAAAGGCATTGCCGGGCAGGGCGACCCGGGTTTGGGATATCTGGCGAAACCCGGGGAAACCCACGTACGGATCTCGGCGCGGCACGTCGACCAGGCGGAAGCCGAACGGCTGGTCGCACAGCTGAAGGAAAAGGTTGTATCCCTGGTGGGGGACCATGTTTTCGCCGTGGACGATGAAGTGCCCGAACGGATCGTCGGGGCGCTCCTTAAGGAACAGGGTTTGACGGTGGCCGCCGCCGAGTCCTGCACCGCCGGGCTTGTCGCCGGCCGTCTGGCCAATGTCCCGGGGAGTTCGGAGTATTTACTGGGCGGCCTCGTCACCTACACGAATGAAATGAAAGAGAATCTCCTGGGTGTGCCGGCGGAAACCCTGGCGCGCTACGGGGCGGTCAGCGAGGAAACCGCGGTCGCCATGGTTCACGGGGTGCGGCGCGTGACCGGTGCGGACTTCGGCGTCGGCGTTACCGGGATCGCCGGGCCGGGCGGGGGCTCCGCCGACAAGCCGGTGGGGCTGGTCTATATTGCCGTGGGCGGGGCGGAGCAGGTGGTTTGCCGCCGTTTCTATTTCCCCGGGGACCGTTTCGCCGTGCGCCAGGGTGCGGTCAACGCCTCGCTGCAAATCCTGCGCACCTTGCTTGAGGAACGGGCAAGGGGGAACGCTGGGGCCGTGTAGGATCACGGGGAAGACCGCAGCCCGTCCTTCGGATAGGAAAAGTGTTGCGGGAGACTTCGCAGTGCCAGGGATGATTACGGGTTCCCTGGCATTTTTCGTGTTTGCATGTTCCGCTTTTTTACTTAGAATAGGTTTAGAACGC
The DNA window shown above is from Thermoanaerobacterales bacterium and carries:
- a CDS encoding DNA translocase FtsK, with amino-acid sequence MISPVSVYGQPKREVRYEILGLVLAALAALAFLSLYAGAGAVGNIVARACRALAGEGAALIPLLLGYWGFTLIKDRHPVRFVPRLYGGLLCLGVILATVQMALLPEDEDFSLVAQTGLAGDGGGVLGAVLGWVLYRCFGYAGSVVVLVSAGLVGITLFTELPLMVSIKGLWQRLWRGTLRAGSAVGRFVCPEVKDEEPGSAPVIIDAGTRQDGDAGAPEAPAPAETRAETRVSQADRRQSQQISLGEVTTYQLPPLSLLVRPRVKAPKPSKDIAENIRVLEETLESFGVRAKVLQVSRGPAITRYEVQPAAGVKVSRIVSLSDDIALSMAAPGVRIEAPIPGKAAVGIEVPNREVTMVHLRDLLESKEFVQSPSRLTVALGKDIAGTPVIADLALMPHLLIAGATGAGKSVCLNTIIASVLFKSQPDEIKLLMIDPKMVELTTYNGIPHLISPVVTDPKKAAVSLKWLVREMERRYELFAATGVRDITRYNSVFKTHDLREGDPAHLPLIVVVIDELADLMMVAPNDVEDAICRLAQMARAAGIHLVVATQRPSVDVITGLIKANIPSRISFAVSSQTDSRTILDIGGAEKLLGKGDMLFLPVGASKPVRVQGAFLSDRDVEALVGFLKKQAMPDYDEEIFEATPEEEERFEEDELFPKAVEIVVRSGLASISLLQRRLHIGYSRAARLIDMMERRGIVGGFEGSKPRTVLMSPEQYNLTFAQRKKKA
- a CDS encoding DUF4115 domain-containing protein — its product is MAIGEVLREAREARGLSLEAVEDATKIQRKYIKALESEEFSVLPGRVYAKAFLRTYAKYLGLDSESLVAEFNQRFPGDERQDTDEEPAGSEPAGRRSPAYTKYLVVLLVIAALVGFNALYRFGSVDRGEPNLPGSPPAADEQRPPEDVAPVEPPVREGLDLVLRVDGSPSWMRVIVDGQVSFEGTVQPGKSLTFTGKDSISLRVGNAGAVRATLNGEDLGVLGEPWDVVTRDFPGA
- the rimO gene encoding 30S ribosomal protein S12 methylthiotransferase RimO translates to MPRVYAVSLGCDKNRVDTEVMLGLLTGAGYRTAPHPEEADVILVNTCGFIATAQEEAVQTILEMARYRNDGRPLIVAGCLAQRYTKELRREIPEIDALVGTGSVGEIVEIVRRVAAGERGLVAVGSPGFLAPEDAPRVVTTPPHTAFLKIAEGCSNACAYCVIPRLRGAFRSRQPRALLREAAALARGGVRELILVAQDTTRYGSDLDPGRDLAWLLRRLAGIDGLQWLRLLYCYPNGITPALVETLATEPKVCRYLDIPMQHASDAVLARMGRATRRQGLERLVEALRRDVPGITLRSTFMVGFPGETEADFEELLDFLEAMRLERAGFFAYSREEGTRAAAMADQVAEDIKRERLYRVQETQLKIMRIAAAARVGTVTTVLTDARRGPFHRGRTEGDAPGIDGRVYFGGEPWAEPGEFVRVRVVRLAGTDLVGWRIAP
- a CDS encoding AAA family ATPase produces the protein MLKEVSVGFGLAALIFLLGNGYNVGPLILLGALAFGLYWMAQSRGMVKTFHRVSTESQVQVSFADIGGQGNAIKELQEALDFIKNQVEIRRLGIRPLKGILLTGPPGTGKTLMARAAANYTEAVFVSASGSEFIEMYAGVGAQRVRKLFQTARETAMRQGKKHALVFIDEIEVLGGKRGQVTSHLEYDQTLNQLLTEMDGIKVDEEVQVLVVAATNRADMLDPALLRPGRFDRQVRVELPDREGRREIIRLHTRNKPLAADVDLDVLAKETFGFSGAHLESLANEAAILAMREGKKEISQRHFHEAVDKVIMGGKLERRPSPEEMRRVAVHETGHALLSEMVRPGSVSTLTVTPRGQALGYMRQTSEDDRYLYTQGYLEDQIAVTLAGAVAEEIVLGCRSTGASNDFEQALQAAEMLVRGGMSELGIVDVQTLPREAKHKAVSGILKAQEERVREYLTGIRECIEAIVERLLAQEKLTGDEFRSLLPKRAA
- a CDS encoding competence/damage-inducible protein A; translation: MQAEAIFTGSELLLGYVVNTHAHFLGLELAKMGIEMTLHTAVGDDWDRMYTVIKQALERSDLIITTGGLGPTTDDITKEVVAEALGVPMVMDEASLAEMRAFFDKRGRPMPALFARQACFPAGSRILPNHKGTAPGALIEHQGRIIVILPGPPRELRHMFKTSVEPYLTGIPGRGKVLVTTTLKLTGIAEYAVQELLKGIAGQGDPGLGYLAKPGETHVRISARHVDQAEAERLVAQLKEKVVSLVGDHVFAVDDEVPERIVGALLKEQGLTVAAAESCTAGLVAGRLANVPGSSEYLLGGLVTYTNEMKENLLGVPAETLARYGAVSEETAVAMVHGVRRVTGADFGVGVTGIAGPGGGSADKPVGLVYIAVGGAEQVVCRRFYFPGDRFAVRQGAVNASLQILRTLLEERARGNAGAV